One genomic window of Caldivirga maquilingensis IC-167 includes the following:
- a CDS encoding NRAMP family divalent metal transporter, whose product MADADAASILGGLSTGEVYGYRLMWFVLLLSIPIFIIQEAAGRLGAITGKGVGELIREYYSRRVSLVSIVPIFLVDFFTYLAEYVGIAIGSYLIGINPLIGLLTFFTLHIIIVLTRKYEVTERYLIIISLLLITSTLIIVEPKLYFTGSDLFYFSTSRSFLFFLAVNIGAVVTPPCMLVYQSSATAMKYANPGIRVSIHEKNKWITMETLMGAIVTELIIVFAEIIGSSIGRVDPTDPIQLLSSLGKVHYMFGLALVSAGFLTLVVVSLSSAWGLLEALGKNNYENTIKIYAAESVPAVIIVSLMLNNYSTLLNFALTLLSLAPIVIAIPATLIGILISNRRIMGQYAYTRLRTIIYFTTISMILTGGVVGILNTYPLP is encoded by the coding sequence ATGGCTGATGCTGATGCAGCCAGCATACTGGGTGGTTTATCCACTGGTGAGGTTTATGGGTATAGGTTAATGTGGTTTGTCCTATTGTTATCAATCCCAATATTCATAATACAGGAGGCTGCTGGGAGACTGGGGGCTATAACCGGTAAGGGTGTTGGTGAACTCATCAGGGAGTATTACTCCAGGAGGGTTTCCCTAGTCTCCATAGTTCCAATATTCCTAGTGGACTTCTTCACATACCTAGCCGAGTACGTTGGGATTGCCATTGGGAGTTACTTAATCGGCATTAACCCGCTTATCGGATTACTCACCTTCTTCACACTGCACATAATCATCGTGTTGACGAGGAAGTATGAGGTCACTGAGAGGTACTTAATCATAATCTCCCTACTACTAATTACCTCAACGTTAATCATAGTTGAGCCGAAACTATACTTCACTGGTAGTGACTTATTCTACTTCTCAACATCAAGGAGCTTCCTCTTCTTCCTGGCAGTCAACATAGGTGCTGTGGTTACTCCCCCATGCATGCTAGTGTACCAATCCTCAGCAACGGCAATGAAGTATGCGAATCCGGGAATAAGGGTGAGTATTCATGAGAAGAATAAGTGGATCACCATGGAGACGCTAATGGGTGCTATTGTAACCGAGTTAATAATAGTGTTCGCTGAAATCATAGGCTCATCAATAGGTAGAGTTGATCCAACAGACCCAATACAGTTACTGAGTAGCCTAGGTAAAGTCCACTACATGTTTGGGTTAGCCCTAGTTAGTGCAGGATTCCTAACACTAGTGGTGGTATCCCTAAGCAGCGCCTGGGGTTTACTGGAGGCCCTGGGTAAGAATAATTACGAAAACACAATTAAAATCTATGCCGCTGAATCAGTACCAGCGGTGATCATAGTTTCACTAATGCTTAATAATTACTCAACACTACTTAACTTCGCCCTAACACTACTATCCCTGGCACCAATAGTTATAGCAATACCAGCAACCCTAATTGGAATACTAATCAGTAATAGGAGGATAATGGGTCAATACGCCTACACTAGGCTAAGAACAATAATCTACTTCACAACAATAAGCATGATACTGACTGGGGGAGTAGTAGGAATCCTTAACACCTATCCCTTACCATGA
- a CDS encoding ArsR/SmtB family transcription factor, translated as MSGREPLLMALEMFFTALSDRSRLEIVLFLLNHGSSSVQEITKALGRSQSLISHHLACLRNCGVVKVERRGKYSYYSIANDAVASIVKLAIEHAMRNSRSILACDVINEEKVSVNLNRGL; from the coding sequence ATGAGTGGGAGGGAGCCGTTGTTGATGGCGTTGGAGATGTTCTTTACCGCATTATCAGATAGGAGTAGGCTTGAGATTGTGCTTTTTCTCCTTAATCATGGTTCATCCTCTGTTCAGGAGATTACTAAGGCTCTTGGGAGGTCTCAATCCCTAATCTCCCATCACTTGGCTTGCTTAAGGAATTGCGGTGTGGTTAAGGTGGAGAGGAGGGGTAAGTACTCATACTACTCAATAGCAAATGATGCCGTGGCTAGTATTGTGAAACTAGCCATTGAGCATGCCATGAGGAATAGTAGGTCGATATTAGCGTGTGATGTAATTAATGAGGAGAAGGTGAGTGTTAATTTAAATCGTGGCTTATGA
- a CDS encoding TlpA family protein disulfide reductase, with product MRTRTVILVIASIVVLSTVVYLFTRPTRTTGVSVGYYAPDSSFELINGTSVKLYDFLNHGHYVLVYFVSTWCSDCAIGLIMLSHRLEPILQSHNVIVLVLENYNDLGYQGEPVNEFVSYFAGNSSKYFTVGIASLKMTETYNPEGYPEIYYLIAPNGKIIYENTDLAGTYNSLISIVNGLGNS from the coding sequence ATGAGGACGCGTACTGTAATCCTAGTAATCGCATCTATAGTAGTCCTTTCAACAGTAGTATACTTATTCACTAGACCAACAAGGACTACAGGTGTTTCAGTGGGTTATTATGCACCAGACTCTAGCTTTGAGTTAATCAATGGCACAAGCGTTAAACTATATGACTTCCTAAACCATGGTCACTACGTTCTAGTTTACTTCGTATCCACCTGGTGCAGTGACTGCGCCATTGGGTTAATAATGCTTAGCCATAGGCTGGAGCCCATACTACAGTCACATAATGTGATTGTCCTAGTTCTTGAGAATTATAATGACTTAGGTTACCAGGGTGAACCCGTTAATGAGTTTGTTAGCTACTTTGCAGGTAATTCATCAAAGTACTTTACCGTGGGTATTGCAAGCCTTAAGATGACTGAGACCTATAATCCAGAGGGTTACCCAGAAATCTACTATTTAATAGCACCCAATGGTAAGATAATTTACGAGAACACGGACCTAGCCGGCACCTATAATTCCTTAATCAGCATCGTAAATGGGCTTGGGAACTCATAA
- a CDS encoding CRISPR-associated protein Cas4, protein MVLRFLSFSLLVVHKGRHQLAQVVAYALAVEETLKVTVDEAVMISVNGGLTRFKITPWLRNWIINELGSLRSMINRQELPKPTIDKAKCSACFYRSICLKYG, encoded by the coding sequence TTGGTTTTAAGATTTTTAAGTTTTTCTCTATTAGTTGTTCACAAGGGTAGGCATCAATTAGCTCAGGTTGTGGCGTATGCGTTGGCTGTTGAGGAGACGCTTAAGGTTACTGTTGATGAGGCGGTAATGATTAGTGTTAATGGTGGTTTAACTAGGTTTAAGATAACCCCATGGTTAAGGAATTGGATTATTAATGAGTTAGGTAGTTTAAGGAGTATGATCAATAGGCAGGAGTTACCGAAGCCTACTATTGATAAGGCTAAGTGCTCAGCATGCTTCTATAGGAGTATTTGCTTAAAGTACGGTTAA
- the cas6 gene encoding CRISPR system precrRNA processing endoribonuclease RAMP protein Cas6: MVTLHKVTIAFTPSIDVPFINWHGLILSALVTEALINGGFAIDHNARKHLYITPILNQKDEPILGRVLKGGLEYKFNVTVVNEEARDALVNWFVKKNGFILNGVNASLTSVSITEEKVEISSGGKGNESSKVIVTWNVDYGPTVFRFRASNVLYPSPRMLIFSMARRLSDVLTNNEIVIRRGNVEYVGVIGSINLKDIARELALNTELIKFTGFKLIKLSLGSRGNVERRVPAFTAKASYLTLVDKSTLPIFREMIKVANMTGVGKNTSIALGYVKTRIEGIREIKGSSNQ; this comes from the coding sequence ATGGTTACTTTACATAAAGTAACCATAGCCTTCACCCCAAGTATTGATGTACCCTTCATTAATTGGCATGGCTTAATATTAAGTGCATTAGTCACTGAGGCATTGATTAATGGTGGATTCGCCATTGATCATAATGCCAGGAAACACCTATACATTACACCAATACTGAATCAGAAGGATGAACCAATACTGGGTAGAGTGTTGAAAGGAGGCTTGGAGTATAAGTTTAACGTAACCGTAGTTAATGAGGAGGCTAGGGATGCATTAGTGAATTGGTTCGTTAAGAAGAACGGCTTCATTCTAAACGGCGTCAACGCATCATTAACATCAGTAAGCATAACGGAGGAGAAGGTTGAGATAAGCAGTGGAGGTAAGGGTAATGAGTCAAGTAAGGTTATTGTAACGTGGAATGTGGATTACGGCCCAACCGTGTTTAGGTTTAGGGCCAGTAACGTACTTTATCCAAGCCCAAGGATGCTCATCTTCAGTATGGCTAGGAGGTTGAGTGATGTACTTACGAATAATGAGATAGTTATTAGGAGGGGTAATGTGGAGTACGTGGGTGTAATAGGCAGTATTAACCTTAAGGATATTGCCAGGGAATTAGCATTAAACACTGAGCTAATTAAGTTCACTGGATTTAAGTTAATTAAGTTAAGCCTTGGGAGTAGGGGTAATGTTGAGAGGAGGGTACCTGCATTCACGGCTAAGGCAAGCTACTTAACACTAGTGGATAAGTCAACGTTACCCATATTTAGGGAGATGATTAAAGTAGCCAACATGACTGGTGTAGGTAAGAATACATCAATAGCATTAGGGTACGTGAAGACAAGGATAGAGGGCATTAGGGAAATTAAGGGGAGCAGTAATCAATAA
- a CDS encoding transcriptional regulator — MRLRNNTSTQGGLRCENCGMPITLERAYVRVINGERHYFCCEHCANAFEQRHGGV; from the coding sequence ATGAGGCTGAGGAATAATACGAGTACACAGGGTGGATTAAGGTGCGAGAACTGCGGTATGCCTATAACCTTGGAGAGAGCCTATGTGCGTGTAATAAACGGTGAGAGGCATTACTTCTGTTGCGAGCACTGCGCTAATGCCTTTGAACAGAGGCATGGGGGTGTTTAA
- the merA gene encoding mercury(II) reductase, producing MAKELVIIGYGAAGFAALIRANELGIKPTLIGYGPLGGTCVNVGCVPSKTVLRIGELYGYAKGFEPSLNWDYMSAFKHELDIVNKLRKLKYEDVLAKYDVELIEGRAYFTSPNSVKVNGRVIEGERFIVATGSSPNIPNIKGLREVGYWTNVEALNPQRRIGSLIVLGGRAQALEFAQMYRMLGVDVAVVQRSQVLIPDWEPEISLGIRQVLEQSGVVVLTGTRVLEVKQGVEGKVVVTDKGELEADEILVAMGRRPNVDLNLNEAGIKLSEKGGILVDDELRTTNPRVYAAGDVLGGPMLEALAGKQGVVAVDNAVLNAHRRIDMLAVPQAIFTKPNLARVGLTVAEAVAMGIDVDYRVVFMDNVAKAHILGDTNGLVKMIIEKGSGRIIGVHAMGENAAEFINEAALAIRLKATINDLIDTIHVFPTMAESLKLAAQAFYRDITKMSCCVD from the coding sequence ATGGCTAAGGAACTGGTTATTATTGGTTATGGGGCAGCTGGCTTCGCAGCATTGATAAGGGCTAATGAACTCGGTATTAAACCCACATTGATTGGTTATGGACCATTGGGTGGGACGTGCGTTAATGTGGGTTGCGTACCATCAAAGACAGTCCTCAGGATTGGTGAACTTTACGGTTACGCGAAGGGTTTTGAACCAAGCCTTAACTGGGATTACATGAGCGCCTTTAAGCATGAACTGGATATTGTGAATAAGCTTAGGAAGCTTAAGTACGAGGATGTGTTAGCTAAGTATGACGTGGAGTTGATTGAGGGTAGGGCGTACTTCACCTCCCCTAATTCAGTTAAGGTTAATGGTAGGGTTATTGAGGGTGAGAGGTTCATAGTGGCCACGGGTTCATCACCAAACATACCCAACATAAAGGGATTAAGGGAGGTGGGTTACTGGACAAATGTGGAGGCCCTTAACCCACAGCGTAGAATTGGGTCACTGATAGTGCTCGGTGGTAGGGCGCAGGCATTGGAGTTTGCGCAAATGTATAGGATGCTTGGTGTTGATGTAGCCGTGGTTCAGAGGAGTCAAGTACTCATACCGGATTGGGAACCTGAAATATCACTGGGCATTAGGCAGGTGCTTGAGCAGAGTGGCGTAGTGGTGCTTACAGGTACTAGGGTGCTGGAGGTTAAGCAGGGTGTTGAGGGTAAGGTTGTTGTGACTGATAAGGGTGAGTTGGAGGCTGATGAAATCCTTGTAGCCATGGGTAGGAGGCCTAATGTTGACCTTAACCTTAATGAGGCTGGTATTAAACTAAGTGAGAAAGGCGGTATCCTGGTTGATGATGAGTTAAGGACCACAAACCCAAGGGTTTACGCGGCTGGTGATGTATTAGGCGGACCCATGCTTGAGGCCCTGGCCGGTAAGCAGGGTGTGGTTGCTGTTGATAACGCTGTGCTTAATGCCCATAGGAGAATTGACATGCTTGCTGTGCCTCAAGCCATATTCACTAAGCCTAATTTAGCTAGGGTTGGGTTAACTGTTGCTGAGGCTGTTGCCATGGGTATTGATGTGGATTATAGGGTTGTCTTCATGGATAATGTGGCTAAGGCACACATACTAGGTGACACTAATGGTTTAGTTAAAATGATTATTGAGAAGGGCAGTGGGAGGATAATTGGCGTCCACGCCATGGGTGAGAACGCGGCGGAATTCATAAATGAAGCCGCATTAGCCATTAGGCTTAAGGCAACAATCAATGACCTAATAGACACAATACACGTCTTCCCGACAATGGCTGAGTCACTGAAGTTAGCTGCACAAGCCTTCTATAGAGACATCACTAAGATGAGCTGCTGCGTGGATTAA
- a CDS encoding putative CRISPR-associated protein, translating into MKLAVLSTVGTSILSNMEATIRNDIERGVSTIDLTGIPEEIQAKLKEGKLSKLGPDDPLQEKIEHMRHRGDSFFEKTIEFVRNNPEGTSAELNTLIRFLLDFPYRQFEELEIYLYPTDTGTGKFCAQVIKEYLDRYGNEFMQKAGINIKPKVDEPIVVKDLGRDINWFNEGLIELVNKFARLIINKTRSGYKVVVNATAGYKPETAYIALVAQLTGAWKIIYMHESFKSIVELPKLPLTIQEKYIEALKIIGNGTLQNILKQMGIDVNDLIERGLVTNEEGIIKPREWIQKLINTLQS; encoded by the coding sequence GTGAAGTTAGCGGTTCTAAGCACCGTAGGTACAAGCATACTATCTAACATGGAAGCTACTATAAGAAATGACATAGAAAGGGGTGTGAGTACCATAGACCTCACGGGGATTCCTGAAGAGATACAGGCAAAGTTAAAGGAGGGAAAACTGAGTAAACTAGGCCCTGATGATCCGCTTCAGGAGAAGATTGAACACATGAGGCATAGGGGTGATTCGTTTTTCGAGAAGACTATAGAGTTCGTGAGGAATAACCCAGAGGGGACTAGTGCAGAGTTAAATACATTGATAAGGTTTCTCCTGGATTTCCCATACAGGCAGTTTGAGGAGTTGGAGATTTACCTATACCCCACGGATACAGGCACGGGGAAATTCTGCGCACAGGTAATCAAGGAGTACCTAGACCGTTACGGAAATGAATTCATGCAGAAGGCTGGAATCAACATTAAACCTAAGGTTGATGAACCAATAGTCGTAAAGGATCTTGGAAGAGACATAAACTGGTTTAACGAAGGATTAATAGAACTAGTGAATAAATTCGCCAGACTAATAATAAACAAAACACGTAGTGGGTACAAGGTAGTAGTCAATGCCACAGCAGGCTATAAACCAGAAACAGCGTATATAGCCCTAGTAGCCCAATTAACCGGTGCTTGGAAAATAATCTACATGCATGAATCATTCAAAAGCATAGTGGAATTACCGAAACTACCACTAACAATACAGGAAAAATACATAGAGGCATTAAAAATAATAGGCAACGGAACACTGCAAAACATCTTAAAGCAAATGGGAATAGACGTAAACGACCTAATAGAAAGAGGTCTAGTAACTAACGAAGAAGGCATCATAAAACCCAGAGAATGGATCCAGAAACTAATAAACACACTACAATCATAA